A window of Catenulispora sp. MAP5-51 contains these coding sequences:
- a CDS encoding ATP-binding cassette domain-containing protein produces the protein MTETTTSTAPRTAGSGEPILQLRSVNKSFGPVHVLRDVNFEAHAGEVTALVGDNGAGKSTLVKCIGGTYSIDSGEYVFEGRDVKVHDPRDAAGLGIEIVYQDLALCENLDIVGNMFLGRERVSAWKTLDENTMERLAGETLAGLSVRTVKSLRQQVSSLSGGQRQTVAIAKSVLWNSKVVILDEPTAALGVAQTAQVLELVRRLADRGHAVILISHNMRDVLEVSDRIAALYLGQMAAQVKRSDVTQTQIVELITAGRSGDLGLQPGANGTNGNGNGHAEGLNAAGGTGVAEALAAAEANKTGPTDATPEGGTE, from the coding sequence GTGACGGAAACAACCACGTCCACGGCACCCCGGACGGCGGGATCGGGCGAGCCGATCCTTCAGTTGCGGAGTGTCAACAAGTCCTTCGGCCCGGTCCACGTCCTGCGCGACGTGAACTTCGAGGCCCACGCCGGCGAGGTCACCGCTCTGGTCGGCGACAACGGCGCCGGCAAGTCCACGCTGGTGAAGTGCATCGGTGGCACGTACTCCATCGACAGCGGCGAGTACGTGTTCGAAGGCCGCGACGTGAAGGTGCACGACCCCCGCGACGCGGCCGGGCTCGGCATCGAGATCGTCTACCAGGACCTCGCGCTGTGCGAGAACCTGGACATCGTCGGCAACATGTTCCTGGGCCGCGAGCGCGTCTCCGCCTGGAAGACGCTGGACGAGAACACCATGGAGCGCCTGGCCGGCGAGACGCTGGCCGGTCTGTCGGTGCGCACCGTGAAGTCGCTGCGCCAGCAGGTCTCCAGCCTGTCCGGCGGCCAGCGGCAGACCGTGGCGATCGCCAAGTCCGTGCTGTGGAACTCCAAGGTCGTCATCCTCGACGAGCCGACCGCGGCGCTCGGCGTGGCCCAGACCGCGCAGGTCCTGGAGCTGGTGCGCCGGCTGGCCGACCGCGGCCACGCGGTCATCCTGATCTCGCACAACATGCGCGACGTGCTCGAGGTCTCCGACCGGATCGCCGCGCTGTACCTGGGCCAGATGGCCGCGCAGGTCAAGCGCTCGGACGTGACCCAGACCCAGATCGTCGAGCTGATCACCGCCGGCCGTTCCGGGGACCTGGGCCTGCAGCCCGGCGCCAACGGGACCAACGGCAACGGCAACGGCCACGCCGAGGGCCTGAACGCCGCCGGCGGCACCGGCGTCGCCGAAGCCCTGGCCGCCGCAGAGGCCAACAAGACCGGCCCGACCGACGCGACTCCCGAGGGGGGCACGGAATGA
- a CDS encoding sugar ABC transporter substrate-binding protein produces MRKAILAITALGAAVALSAAGCSSSKSSGSSSTTGGGSSTTAASGSSSSSSGTPSYKNNKVGILLPDTSSSPRWVNSDPNELKTQCASYGLTCDIQNANGSATTQTTQAQSMLNEGVGVLMIVNLDSGSAKAIEAQAQAKGVVTIDYDRLTLGGSAQYYVSFDNVAVGQAQGTALTKCAQVAGKSAVKYVEEDGAATDNNATLFKQGYDSVLSKQAGWTQAGDQSGNWDNPAGTAQSVFQKLLQGAPDLNAVMVANDEMANAAITVLKQQGLNGKVAVSGQDATATGLQNILTGDQCFTIYKPVKGEADVAVKLASQILSGQKPTAPSTVHDPTGNRDVPSYLATPVVVDKSNITLPFTDGYQKASDVCTGNFAALCATAGIK; encoded by the coding sequence ATGCGTAAGGCGATCCTCGCTATCACCGCACTCGGCGCCGCGGTTGCGTTGAGCGCGGCTGGCTGCAGCAGCTCTAAGAGCAGCGGTTCTTCTTCCACCACCGGTGGCGGGTCTTCGACCACCGCCGCGTCGGGCTCGAGCAGCAGCAGCAGTGGCACGCCCAGCTACAAGAACAACAAGGTCGGCATCCTGCTGCCGGACACCTCCTCCTCGCCGCGCTGGGTCAACTCCGACCCGAACGAGCTGAAGACGCAGTGTGCGAGCTACGGCCTGACCTGTGACATCCAGAACGCCAACGGCTCCGCGACCACGCAGACCACGCAGGCGCAGTCGATGCTCAACGAGGGCGTCGGCGTCCTGATGATCGTCAACCTGGACTCCGGCTCGGCCAAGGCGATCGAGGCCCAGGCCCAGGCCAAGGGCGTCGTCACCATCGACTACGACCGCCTGACGCTCGGCGGCAGCGCGCAGTACTACGTCTCCTTCGACAACGTGGCCGTCGGCCAGGCCCAGGGCACCGCGTTGACCAAGTGCGCCCAGGTCGCCGGCAAGTCCGCGGTGAAGTACGTCGAGGAGGACGGCGCCGCGACGGACAACAACGCGACGCTGTTCAAGCAGGGCTACGACAGCGTGCTGAGCAAGCAGGCGGGCTGGACCCAGGCCGGCGACCAGTCCGGCAACTGGGACAACCCGGCCGGCACCGCCCAGTCGGTGTTCCAGAAGCTGCTGCAGGGCGCCCCGGACCTGAACGCGGTCATGGTCGCCAACGACGAGATGGCCAACGCGGCCATCACCGTCCTGAAGCAGCAGGGCCTCAACGGCAAGGTGGCCGTCTCGGGCCAGGACGCGACCGCGACCGGTCTGCAGAACATCCTGACCGGCGACCAGTGCTTCACGATCTACAAGCCGGTCAAGGGCGAGGCCGACGTGGCCGTCAAGCTGGCCAGCCAGATCCTGTCCGGCCAGAAGCCGACCGCGCCGTCCACGGTCCACGACCCGACCGGCAACCGTGACGTCCCGTCCTACCTGGCGACCCCGGTCGTCGTGGACAAGAGCAACATCACCCTGCCGTTCACCGACGGCTACCAGAAGGCCTCCGACGTGTGCACCGGCAACTTCGCCGCTCTGTGCGCGACGGCCGGCATCAAGTAA
- a CDS encoding pentapeptide repeat-containing protein, with protein sequence MSSTQGAGRAGRADRTDRTDRTDRTDRSDLAADCANCFALCCVGLAFTASQDFAVDKSAGTPCPNLAADDRCSIHTGLRGRGFKGCTVYDCFGAGQKLSQQTFGGVSWRQAPQTAPRMFAALPVMRQLHEMLWYLAEAESLASASALRAELGWAAEETERLAGLPLDDLLALDLSAHRAGISELLSEVSSLMRAGVGAGRKKDRRGADLIGARLRGADLTGADLRGAYLIGADLTGADLRRADLIGADLRDANLAGADLTGAIFLTQTQVNAALGDAGTRIPEGLTRPSHWE encoded by the coding sequence ATGTCCAGTACTCAAGGAGCCGGCCGCGCAGGCCGTGCCGATCGCACCGATCGCACCGATCGCACCGATCGCACCGATCGCAGCGACCTCGCGGCCGACTGCGCCAACTGCTTCGCGCTGTGCTGCGTGGGGCTGGCGTTCACGGCGTCCCAGGACTTCGCCGTCGACAAGTCCGCCGGGACGCCGTGCCCCAACCTCGCCGCCGACGACCGCTGCTCGATCCACACCGGACTGCGCGGCCGCGGCTTCAAGGGCTGCACCGTCTACGACTGCTTCGGCGCCGGCCAGAAGCTGTCCCAGCAGACGTTCGGCGGCGTGTCCTGGCGACAGGCCCCGCAGACGGCGCCGCGGATGTTCGCGGCGCTGCCGGTGATGCGCCAGCTGCACGAGATGCTCTGGTACCTGGCCGAGGCCGAGTCGCTGGCCTCGGCCTCGGCGCTGCGCGCCGAACTCGGCTGGGCGGCCGAGGAGACCGAACGCCTCGCCGGGCTCCCGCTCGACGATTTGTTGGCGCTGGACCTGTCCGCGCACCGGGCCGGTATCAGCGAGCTGCTTTCCGAGGTCAGCTCCCTGATGCGGGCCGGTGTCGGGGCAGGGCGGAAGAAGGACCGGCGCGGCGCGGATCTGATCGGCGCCCGGCTGCGCGGTGCCGACCTGACCGGGGCCGACCTGCGCGGCGCCTACCTGATCGGTGCCGACCTGACCGGGGCCGATCTGCGGCGCGCGGACCTGATCGGCGCGGACCTGCGCGACGCGAACCTGGCCGGCGCCGATCTGACCGGCGCGATCTTCCTGACCCAGACACAGGTGAACGCGGCGCTCGGAGACGCCGGGACGAGGATCCCCGAAGGGCTGACGCGGCCGTCGCACTGGGAGTGA
- a CDS encoding LLM class F420-dependent oxidoreductase, with translation MDLRIFTEPQQGADYDTLLTVAKATEDLGFDAFFRSDHYLKMGGVTGEPGPTDAWITLAGLARETSRIKLGTLVSPATFRLPGPLAITVAQVDAMAGPGRVELGLGTGWFADEHTAYGIPFPDKRFGLLEEQLEIVTGLWNTPDGATYSFKGEHYTLEDSPALPKPVTRPHPPIIIGGGGPKRTPRLAARYASEFNTSFRPFDDSDKLFATVREAVSANGRSPESMTYSAALVACVGRDEAEFAKRAAAIGREPSELRENGLAGTPAEVVDKIGRYAGIGAQRLYLQILDLSDLDHLELIASEVMGRL, from the coding sequence ATGGACTTGCGCATCTTCACCGAGCCGCAGCAGGGCGCCGACTACGACACCCTCCTCACCGTCGCCAAAGCCACCGAGGACCTGGGCTTCGACGCGTTCTTCCGCTCCGACCACTACCTGAAGATGGGCGGGGTGACCGGCGAGCCGGGCCCCACCGACGCCTGGATCACCCTGGCCGGCCTGGCCCGCGAGACCAGCCGCATCAAGCTGGGCACCCTGGTCAGCCCGGCCACCTTCCGGCTGCCCGGCCCGCTGGCCATCACGGTCGCCCAGGTCGACGCCATGGCCGGCCCGGGGCGCGTGGAGCTGGGCCTGGGCACCGGCTGGTTCGCCGACGAGCACACCGCCTACGGCATCCCCTTCCCGGACAAGCGCTTCGGCCTGCTGGAGGAGCAGCTGGAGATCGTCACCGGGCTGTGGAACACCCCCGACGGCGCCACCTACAGCTTCAAGGGCGAGCACTACACCCTGGAGGACTCCCCGGCGCTGCCCAAGCCTGTCACCAGGCCGCACCCGCCGATCATCATCGGCGGCGGCGGCCCCAAGCGCACCCCGCGCCTGGCCGCACGCTATGCCAGCGAGTTCAACACCTCCTTCCGCCCCTTCGACGACAGCGACAAGCTGTTCGCCACGGTCCGCGAAGCCGTCAGCGCCAACGGCCGCTCGCCGGAGTCGATGACGTACTCCGCCGCCCTTGTCGCCTGCGTCGGCCGCGACGAGGCCGAGTTCGCCAAGCGCGCCGCCGCCATCGGCCGCGAGCCGTCCGAGCTGCGCGAGAACGGCCTGGCCGGCACGCCGGCGGAGGTCGTGGACAAGATCGGGCGCTACGCCGGCATCGGGGCCCAGCGGCTGTACCTGCAGATCCTCGACCTGTCCGACCTGGACCACCTGGAGCTCATCGCCTCCGAGGTCATGGGACGGCTGTAG
- a CDS encoding pyridoxal phosphate-dependent aminotransferase produces the protein MRMPYVNSRLAPMGTTIFAEMSALAVATGSINLGQGFPDTDGPEQIKQAAADAVLSGRGNQYPPGPGIPELRTAIAQHQKRFYGLDFDPDTEVLVTAGATEAIAAALLALLEPGDEVVAFEPYYDSYTACIAMAGGVRVPVTLRPPHFRPDLDALRAAVTDRTRLLLLNTPHNPTGMVLTRAESEAIAQLACERDLLVVTDEVYEHLTFGPDHIPLATLPGMRERTVTIGSAGKTFSFTGWKVGWVTAPPALVSAVRSAKQFLTYVASGPFQYAAATALALPDEYFTTLRADLERKRDLLADGLSAAGFEVFRPDGTYFVTTDISALSDKGGLEFCRELPELCGVVAIPNQVFYDDKEAARALVRFAFCKKDEVLAEAVERLGRLKG, from the coding sequence ATGCGCATGCCCTACGTGAACAGCCGCCTGGCCCCGATGGGCACCACCATCTTCGCCGAGATGTCGGCCCTGGCCGTGGCCACCGGTTCGATCAACCTCGGCCAGGGTTTCCCGGACACCGACGGGCCCGAGCAGATCAAGCAGGCCGCGGCCGATGCCGTGCTGTCCGGACGCGGCAACCAGTACCCGCCCGGGCCCGGCATCCCGGAGCTGCGGACCGCGATCGCCCAGCACCAGAAGCGCTTCTACGGCCTGGACTTCGACCCGGACACCGAGGTGCTGGTCACCGCCGGGGCCACCGAGGCCATCGCGGCGGCGCTGCTGGCCCTGCTGGAACCGGGCGACGAGGTGGTGGCCTTCGAGCCCTACTACGACTCCTACACCGCGTGCATCGCGATGGCCGGCGGCGTGCGCGTGCCGGTGACGCTGCGCCCGCCGCACTTCCGGCCGGACCTGGACGCGCTGCGCGCCGCCGTGACCGACCGCACCCGCCTGCTCCTGCTGAACACCCCGCACAACCCGACCGGCATGGTGCTCACCCGCGCGGAGTCCGAGGCGATCGCACAGCTCGCCTGCGAGCGCGACCTGCTGGTCGTCACCGACGAGGTCTACGAGCACCTGACGTTCGGCCCCGATCACATCCCGCTGGCCACGCTGCCGGGCATGCGCGAGCGCACGGTGACCATCGGCTCGGCCGGCAAGACGTTCTCCTTCACCGGCTGGAAGGTCGGCTGGGTGACCGCTCCCCCGGCGCTGGTCTCCGCGGTCCGCAGCGCCAAGCAGTTCCTCACCTATGTGGCCAGCGGCCCGTTCCAGTACGCGGCCGCGACCGCGCTGGCGCTGCCGGACGAGTACTTCACGACCCTGCGCGCCGACCTGGAACGCAAGCGCGACCTGCTGGCCGACGGGCTCAGCGCGGCCGGCTTCGAGGTGTTCCGGCCCGACGGCACGTACTTCGTCACCACGGACATCAGTGCCCTGAGCGACAAGGGCGGCCTGGAGTTCTGCCGCGAACTGCCCGAGCTGTGCGGCGTCGTCGCGATCCCGAACCAGGTGTTCTACGACGACAAGGAGGCCGCGCGCGCCCTGGTGCGCTTCGCGTTCTGCAAGAAGGACGAGGTGCTGGCCGAGGCTGTGGAGCGGTTGGGGCGGTTGAAGGGATAG
- a CDS encoding AAA family ATPase, whose product MTDYEPVFQRYERLTPLDPSATPVAVLVAGAPGAGKSTLAEGLARELRAAVFSMDWQLGALTPFRVLTDENVDPLAETMLIAALARQLQLGLDVVLDATGHEVVSRERCRRVTESLGARFVGVECLCSDPEMHRSRVEGRDRGIPGWRPTVPWEHVVRMQGMWETWPEPHLVMDSAKQDAATTLKLVLDAVAEARAGTPQPRPA is encoded by the coding sequence ATGACTGACTACGAGCCCGTATTCCAGCGCTACGAACGACTGACGCCTTTGGACCCTTCGGCGACGCCGGTGGCCGTGCTGGTCGCCGGGGCGCCGGGGGCCGGCAAGAGCACGCTGGCCGAGGGACTGGCCCGGGAGCTGCGGGCGGCGGTGTTCTCCATGGACTGGCAGCTCGGGGCCCTGACCCCGTTCCGGGTGCTGACCGACGAGAACGTGGACCCGCTGGCCGAGACGATGCTGATCGCGGCACTCGCGCGGCAGCTGCAGCTCGGGCTGGACGTGGTGCTCGACGCGACAGGACACGAAGTCGTCTCGCGGGAACGGTGTCGGCGGGTGACCGAGAGCCTCGGGGCGCGCTTCGTCGGGGTGGAGTGCCTGTGTTCGGACCCGGAGATGCACCGGTCGCGGGTCGAGGGCCGGGACCGCGGCATCCCCGGCTGGCGGCCGACGGTGCCGTGGGAGCACGTGGTGCGGATGCAGGGAATGTGGGAGACGTGGCCGGAGCCGCACCTGGTGATGGATTCGGCGAAGCAGGATGCTGCGACGACGCTCAAGCTCGTTCTGGACGCGGTCGCCGAGGCCCGCGCCGGCACGCCGCAGCCCCGGCCCGCGTGA
- a CDS encoding transglycosylase family protein has translation MFNLSSRKKTGIVVASVAGAAVVLPALMAATASAASVSTWDQVAACESGGNWSINTGNGYYGGLQFSTSSWLGAGGGKYAPRADLATKDQQIAVAENLLASQGPGAWPVCGPRAGLSAGGAPAAVNPGSGSSSSSTTQSQPKAQTQPQALPQTQTQPQAQTQTQTQTQTLQAPKQQQAQPAPAVQAQPTGATYVVKSGDTLSQIAVSHHVAGGWQSLFQLNKGQISNPNLIFPGQAVKL, from the coding sequence ATGTTCAACCTGTCCAGCCGCAAGAAGACCGGGATCGTCGTGGCCTCCGTGGCCGGCGCCGCCGTCGTGCTGCCCGCCCTGATGGCCGCCACCGCCAGCGCCGCCAGCGTCTCGACCTGGGACCAGGTCGCGGCGTGCGAGAGCGGCGGCAACTGGTCGATCAACACCGGCAACGGGTACTACGGCGGCCTCCAGTTCTCGACCAGCTCCTGGCTGGGCGCCGGCGGCGGCAAGTACGCCCCCCGCGCCGACCTGGCCACCAAGGACCAGCAGATAGCCGTGGCCGAGAACCTGCTGGCCTCCCAGGGCCCGGGCGCCTGGCCGGTGTGCGGTCCGCGGGCCGGCCTGAGCGCCGGCGGCGCCCCGGCCGCCGTGAACCCGGGCAGCGGCTCGAGCAGCTCCAGCACCACCCAGAGCCAGCCCAAGGCGCAGACGCAGCCCCAGGCGCTGCCCCAGACACAGACGCAGCCCCAGGCGCAGACACAGACGCAGACGCAGACCCAGACCTTGCAGGCGCCCAAGCAGCAGCAGGCCCAGCCGGCCCCGGCCGTCCAGGCCCAGCCGACCGGCGCGACCTACGTGGTCAAGAGCGGCGACACGCTGTCCCAGATCGCCGTGAGCCACCACGTGGCCGGCGGCTGGCAGAGCCTGTTCCAGCTGAACAAGGGCCAGATCTCGAACCCGAACCTGATCTTCCCGGGCCAGGCCGTCAAGCTCTGA
- a CDS encoding alkaline phosphatase family protein: MSLTRRRLLTTAAATSALSVLPPSLSKTMAAAADTSLHSLDQIEHVMILMQENRSFDHYFGTLSGVRGFGDRDALRLPDGRPVFYQPDTANPDGYTLPFRIDTTKTSGAKYPSTDHSWPGQHKSWNNGAMDGWMAAHRTVDGGPWSMGYLTREDLPFHYALADAFTVCDNYHCSAFGPTHANRLFAISGTNDPDGVAGGPVVSNSNPAPFRWTTYAERLEAAGISWRYYVGNTAGSDLGWFQNFQNAAHDSSLWVNGMQPRPPQAIADDIANGDLPAVSWLNSQYLPSIGLPEASEHPPALPGAGAEYIWGVLDALGQHPEVWAKTLLLITYDENDGLFDHVRPPTAPPGTPGEWITVDPLPAECQGIAGPSGLGFRVPTIVVSPWSAGGYVCSEVFDHTSTLRFLERRFGVRETNISDWRRCTVGDLTGTLRMHERPERTFPKLPDAAALYQQELTEVATLPPVVPPTVQSMPRQEPGHRRRVG; this comes from the coding sequence ATGTCGCTGACCCGCCGCCGCCTGCTGACCACCGCCGCCGCCACCTCGGCGCTGTCCGTACTGCCGCCCTCGCTGAGCAAGACGATGGCCGCCGCCGCGGACACCAGCCTGCACTCGCTGGACCAGATCGAGCATGTCATGATCCTGATGCAGGAGAACCGCAGCTTCGACCACTACTTCGGCACGCTGTCCGGCGTGCGGGGATTCGGGGACCGTGACGCGCTCCGGCTGCCCGACGGCCGTCCGGTGTTCTACCAGCCCGACACCGCCAACCCCGACGGCTACACCCTGCCGTTCCGCATCGACACCACCAAGACCAGCGGCGCCAAGTACCCCAGCACCGACCACAGCTGGCCCGGCCAGCACAAGTCCTGGAACAACGGCGCGATGGACGGCTGGATGGCCGCGCACCGCACGGTCGACGGCGGCCCGTGGTCCATGGGCTACCTGACGCGCGAGGACCTGCCGTTCCACTACGCGCTCGCCGACGCCTTCACCGTGTGCGACAACTACCACTGCTCGGCCTTCGGTCCCACGCACGCCAACCGCCTGTTCGCGATCAGCGGCACCAACGACCCGGACGGCGTGGCCGGCGGCCCGGTGGTGAGCAACAGCAACCCGGCGCCGTTCCGCTGGACCACCTACGCCGAGCGCCTGGAGGCCGCCGGGATCAGCTGGCGCTACTACGTCGGCAACACCGCGGGGTCGGACCTGGGCTGGTTCCAGAACTTCCAGAACGCGGCGCACGACTCGTCCCTGTGGGTCAACGGGATGCAGCCGCGGCCGCCGCAGGCGATCGCCGACGACATCGCGAACGGGGACCTGCCCGCGGTGAGCTGGCTGAACTCGCAGTATCTGCCCTCGATCGGGCTGCCGGAGGCCAGCGAGCACCCGCCGGCGCTGCCCGGGGCCGGCGCGGAGTACATCTGGGGCGTGCTGGACGCGCTCGGGCAGCACCCCGAGGTGTGGGCCAAGACCCTGCTGCTCATCACCTACGACGAGAACGACGGCCTGTTCGACCACGTCCGGCCGCCGACCGCGCCGCCCGGGACGCCGGGGGAGTGGATCACCGTCGACCCGCTGCCCGCGGAGTGCCAGGGCATCGCGGGCCCCTCCGGGCTCGGGTTCCGGGTGCCCACGATCGTGGTCTCGCCGTGGAGCGCCGGCGGGTACGTGTGCTCGGAGGTGTTCGACCACACCTCGACGCTGCGTTTCCTGGAGCGCCGCTTCGGCGTGCGGGAGACGAACATCAGCGACTGGCGCCGCTGCACCGTCGGTGACCTGACCGGGACGCTGCGTATGCACGAACGGCCGGAACGGACCTTCCCGAAGCTCCCGGACGCCGCCGCGCTGTACCAGCAGGAGCTGACCGAGGTCGCCACACTGCCCCCGGTGGTACCGCCGACGGTGCAGAGCATGCCGCGCCAGGAACCCGGTCACCGGCGGCGCGTGGGTTGA
- a CDS encoding nucleoside 2-deoxyribosyltransferase domain-containing protein, producing MTVSVVWAREPIPSGPSVFLAGPTPRSEAVASWRPQAVQALENAWKKPDTLHILAPENPGGLRETEYEDQIEWEWEGLDRASAILFWIPRDLRTLPGFTTNVEFGLVARSGRAVLGCPPDCPNPERNRYLIRLAHRFGAPVTQTLAETVAAAIKIISVVDVTR from the coding sequence GTGACCGTTTCCGTTGTGTGGGCCCGCGAGCCCATCCCGTCCGGCCCCAGCGTCTTCCTGGCCGGACCGACGCCCCGTTCCGAGGCCGTCGCCTCCTGGCGGCCGCAGGCGGTCCAGGCTCTGGAAAACGCCTGGAAGAAGCCTGACACGCTGCACATCCTGGCCCCGGAGAACCCCGGCGGTCTGCGCGAAACCGAGTACGAGGACCAGATCGAGTGGGAGTGGGAGGGCCTGGACCGCGCCTCGGCGATCCTGTTCTGGATCCCGCGCGATCTGCGCACTCTGCCGGGGTTCACGACGAATGTCGAGTTCGGTCTGGTCGCGCGCTCCGGCCGCGCGGTGCTCGGCTGTCCGCCGGATTGCCCGAATCCGGAAAGGAATCGCTACCTGATTCGCCTGGCGCACAGGTTCGGCGCACCGGTGACGCAGACGCTGGCGGAGACCGTCGCGGCGGCCATAAAGATCATCTCAGTGGTCGACGTCACGCGTTAG